A genomic window from Desulfurellaceae bacterium includes:
- a CDS encoding xanthine dehydrogenase family protein subunit M translates to MKPAPFAYHDPRTVDEALSLLQRYGDEAKVLAGGQSLMPVLNFRLSVPSVLIDINRVSELAYIRHQPGQLHIGALTRQRQIEFSELVSLHVPLLHRATQLIGHLPIRTQGTIGGSMVHADPAAEYPTVTVALGAEFVVRGPRGSRVVAAEDFFVDYLTTVLMPDELLLEVRFPTVYSSYGQAFVEFARRHGDFALVGIAALLEMQDNQYRSARLATAGLGPQPVRLREVEQMLIQDGLSEVSRRAAAARAAELVEPDSDLHASAEFRRHLTRVLSHRAIQQAAARPEEIAL, encoded by the coding sequence ATGAAACCTGCGCCGTTTGCCTACCACGATCCCCGCACTGTGGATGAAGCCCTATCTCTGCTCCAACGCTACGGTGACGAGGCCAAGGTTCTTGCCGGTGGTCAGAGCCTGATGCCTGTGCTGAACTTCCGTCTCAGCGTGCCGAGCGTCCTGATCGATATCAACCGAGTCTCAGAGTTGGCCTATATTCGGCATCAGCCCGGTCAGCTTCACATCGGGGCTCTGACCCGTCAGCGCCAGATCGAATTTTCTGAGTTGGTGTCCCTGCACGTGCCGCTCCTGCACCGGGCGACGCAGCTGATTGGCCATTTACCGATCCGCACCCAGGGGACAATCGGAGGGAGTATGGTCCACGCCGACCCGGCGGCCGAGTACCCGACGGTAACCGTGGCCTTAGGCGCCGAGTTTGTCGTCCGGGGACCACGCGGCAGCCGAGTGGTGGCGGCTGAGGACTTCTTCGTGGACTATCTCACCACTGTACTCATGCCCGACGAACTGTTGCTCGAGGTCCGCTTTCCAACCGTGTATTCCAGCTACGGCCAAGCGTTTGTCGAGTTTGCCCGGCGGCACGGAGATTTTGCCCTGGTCGGGATCGCCGCGCTGCTTGAGATGCAGGACAATCAGTATCGCTCAGCTCGGCTGGCGACTGCGGGACTCGGTCCACAACCAGTCCGGCTCCGGGAGGTCGAGCAGATGCTTATCCAAGACGGGCTGAGCGAGGTGAGCCGCCGGGCGGCGGCCGCGCGGGCGGCCGAACTGGTTGAACCGGACAGCGACCTGCACGCCTCGGCCGAGTTCCGGCGTCACCTGACCCGGGTACTCAGTCACCGGGCGATCCAACAGGCAGCGGCCCGCCCCGAGGAGATCGCGTTATGA
- a CDS encoding (2Fe-2S)-binding protein, with the protein MTDRRSVQLTINGVTYSGHVEPRTLLVDFLRHDLGLTGSHVGCEHGVCGACTILVNGEAVRSCLMLAVQADGARLLTVEGLAQDGQLHPLQDAFREHHGLQCGFCTPGMLLTAYDLLQTNPTPSEQEIRAGLSAVLCRCTGYQGIVGAVQAAAKRLEASKT; encoded by the coding sequence ATGACTGACCGGCGGTCCGTTCAGCTGACGATAAACGGCGTGACCTATAGCGGCCACGTTGAGCCACGGACCCTGTTGGTCGATTTCCTGCGTCATGATCTGGGCCTGACGGGCAGCCACGTTGGCTGTGAACACGGTGTTTGCGGAGCGTGTACCATTCTGGTCAACGGCGAGGCCGTTCGGTCGTGTCTGATGCTGGCCGTACAGGCCGATGGCGCCCGGCTGCTGACCGTTGAAGGGCTGGCTCAGGATGGCCAACTCCACCCACTGCAAGACGCATTCCGGGAACACCACGGACTCCAGTGCGGCTTCTGTACCCCGGGCATGCTGCTGACCGCGTACGATCTCCTGCAAACAAACCCAACTCCAAGCGAGCAGGAAATACGGGCCGGGCTGTCCGCCGTCCTGTGCCGGTGTACCGGCTATCAGGGGATTGTCGGGGCGGTTCAGGCTGCGGCAAAACGGCTGGAGGCGAGCAAGACATAA
- a CDS encoding xanthine dehydrogenase family protein molybdopterin-binding subunit — protein sequence MAVLSPKLVGARVRRTEDVRLLTGQGSYVDDYRPPGLLHAAFVRSPYAHARIVQLDVSAALRLDGVLAVVTGQELAREIKPVRAGSTMADYKETGFPPLAVDKVRFVGEAVAVVVADSRYIAEDALEQIQVEYDPLEALSDVEQALAQTTVLLHEEAGSNVLLSRQFTAGDVDAAMDRAPVRVRERFRFHRHTAVCMENRGCVAEYAAGSASLTLRSATQCPGLLRDALAELLDMPEHSIRVVAADVGGGFGAKSSLYPEELTLCAVAKRLGRPVKWISDRREDLMTSTQAWDEIVDAELAVQRDGTIVGLRAEVVSDIGAYSIYPWTSTVEPVQAVSFLPGPYRIPHYRGRTRGVATCKAPMGPYRGVGRPLTTFVTEGLIDRAARRLGRDAAELRLQNSIRAQDFPYKTPSGIVWDQASLVECLEKARAVLDEQTTRKWQAEARADGRWVGIGFASYIELTGVGSAIPVSPGMPVSTGTEAAFLRIDPSGTVTATFSVAPQGQGHETALAQLIGDALGVRFEDIRVICGDTALAPHGTGTYASRSAVIAGGAAIRAGQALKEKALQIAGHMMESNPSALDIQDGEVFIKASADRRLPFREVAKAAYGGLRRLPKDMEPGLEVTRFYDPYFGTASNATHVAVAEVDRDTYQVKLERYIVVEDCGRIINPMIVDGQVRGGVAQGIGAALYEEVVYDEAGQLLTGSLVDYLVPTASELPAVEVYHIETPSPTTLGGFRGMGEGGTIGAPAALANAVSDALTPLGIEINELPITPQRLFELVRGRNDEGG from the coding sequence ATGGCGGTGCTCAGCCCAAAACTCGTCGGTGCCAGAGTCAGGCGTACAGAAGACGTGCGCCTGCTGACCGGACAGGGGAGCTATGTCGACGATTACCGGCCGCCCGGCCTGCTGCATGCCGCCTTTGTGCGCAGTCCGTATGCCCATGCGCGCATTGTTCAACTCGACGTGTCAGCCGCGCTGCGGCTCGACGGCGTGCTCGCCGTCGTGACCGGCCAGGAACTCGCCCGAGAAATCAAACCCGTCCGGGCGGGCTCAACAATGGCGGATTACAAGGAAACCGGTTTTCCGCCCCTGGCGGTCGACAAGGTTCGGTTTGTGGGCGAGGCGGTTGCCGTTGTGGTGGCAGACAGTCGCTATATTGCCGAAGACGCGCTTGAGCAGATCCAGGTTGAATATGACCCGCTCGAAGCGCTGAGCGATGTGGAGCAGGCCCTGGCCCAGACCACGGTTCTGCTCCACGAGGAGGCCGGCAGCAATGTCCTTCTGTCACGCCAGTTTACGGCCGGAGACGTTGACGCGGCCATGGACAGAGCGCCGGTCCGTGTCCGGGAGCGCTTTCGGTTTCATCGTCATACGGCCGTGTGCATGGAGAACCGGGGCTGTGTGGCCGAGTATGCGGCGGGCAGCGCAAGCCTGACGCTGCGCTCGGCAACCCAGTGTCCGGGTTTGCTGCGCGATGCCCTGGCCGAGCTGCTGGATATGCCCGAACACAGCATCCGCGTGGTGGCGGCTGACGTGGGCGGCGGCTTTGGCGCCAAGTCCTCCCTGTATCCCGAAGAACTGACCCTGTGTGCCGTGGCGAAACGCCTGGGGCGTCCTGTGAAGTGGATCAGTGACCGACGCGAAGACCTGATGACCTCGACCCAGGCCTGGGACGAGATTGTCGATGCCGAACTGGCCGTGCAGCGGGATGGAACGATTGTCGGCCTGCGGGCCGAGGTCGTGTCGGATATCGGCGCGTATTCCATTTATCCCTGGACCTCAACGGTCGAACCGGTCCAGGCCGTCAGCTTTTTACCCGGTCCCTACCGTATTCCCCACTACCGGGGTCGAACCCGGGGAGTGGCCACGTGTAAGGCCCCAATGGGTCCCTACCGGGGTGTGGGCCGACCGTTGACGACCTTTGTGACCGAGGGCTTGATTGATCGAGCGGCTCGCCGACTCGGTCGAGATGCGGCTGAGTTACGTCTCCAGAATTCCATTCGTGCCCAGGATTTTCCGTATAAAACGCCCTCCGGCATTGTCTGGGATCAGGCCAGTCTGGTCGAGTGCCTGGAAAAAGCCCGTGCCGTCCTGGACGAGCAGACGACACGCAAATGGCAGGCCGAGGCGCGAGCGGACGGCCGCTGGGTCGGTATTGGCTTTGCCAGCTATATCGAGTTAACCGGGGTGGGCTCGGCCATTCCGGTTTCTCCGGGCATGCCGGTCTCGACCGGGACCGAGGCGGCGTTCTTACGGATAGACCCGTCGGGGACGGTCACGGCCACGTTCAGCGTTGCCCCTCAGGGCCAGGGGCACGAGACCGCCCTGGCTCAGCTCATCGGTGACGCCCTCGGTGTCAGGTTTGAAGATATCCGTGTCATCTGTGGCGACACCGCGCTGGCCCCGCACGGCACCGGCACCTATGCCAGCCGCAGCGCGGTCATTGCCGGCGGAGCGGCAATCCGAGCCGGGCAGGCACTCAAGGAAAAAGCCCTCCAGATTGCCGGGCACATGATGGAGAGCAATCCGTCCGCCCTTGATATCCAAGACGGGGAGGTCTTCATCAAGGCCAGTGCGGACCGACGCCTCCCTTTTCGGGAAGTGGCCAAAGCCGCCTACGGCGGTCTCCGCCGTCTGCCCAAAGACATGGAACCCGGGCTTGAGGTGACGCGTTTTTATGACCCATATTTCGGTACTGCCTCAAACGCCACCCACGTGGCGGTCGCCGAGGTCGACCGAGACACCTACCAGGTCAAGCTTGAGCGCTACATCGTGGTCGAAGACTGTGGACGGATCATCAACCCCATGATCGTTGACGGCCAGGTGCGGGGCGGCGTCGCCCAGGGCATTGGCGCAGCCCTGTACGAGGAGGTCGTGTATGACGAAGCGGGCCAGCTGCTGACCGGCTCCTTGGTCGACTATCTCGTTCCCACCGCCTCAGAACTTCCAGCGGTCGAGGTCTACCATATCGAAACGCCCTCCCCGACCACCTTGGGCGGCTTTCGGGGTATGGGTGAAGGCGGGACGATCGGTGCTCCGGCCGCCCTGGCCAACGCCGTCTCGGACGCCCTTACTCCGCTGGGAATTGAGATAAACGAACTGCCGATCACCCCGCAGCGCTTGTTTGAGCTGGTGCGGGGAAGAAATGATGAAGGCGGATAA
- a CDS encoding MmoB/DmpM family protein — MSAETGKNTVGPVLSAGEIADAAVEAIHQDNPDQDIRIEDHTAYIQIETQTECVIRRQTLETCLGRPFQMQELETMLSSFAGQIETSSEYMRFYLDKKL; from the coding sequence ATGAGCGCTGAAACCGGCAAGAACACGGTTGGCCCGGTTCTGAGCGCCGGAGAAATCGCCGACGCGGCTGTTGAGGCCATCCATCAGGACAATCCTGACCAGGACATCCGCATCGAAGACCACACGGCGTATATCCAGATTGAGACACAGACCGAGTGCGTGATTCGTCGCCAGACGCTGGAGACCTGTCTGGGGCGGCCGTTTCAGATGCAGGAACTGGAAACCATGCTCAGCTCTTTTGCCGGACAGATTGAAACCAGCAGCGAGTACATGCGTTTCTATCTGGACAAAAAGCTGTAG
- a CDS encoding Rieske 2Fe-2S domain-containing protein has translation MAFIRVCGVEEVGEGDLAEFECDGHTIVLIHPRDSELIAIQGECPHQNFPLSAGEFDGHRVLICNSHRWEFDVLTGRGIEPDDCELKRYPIKIEGDAVYVDVAG, from the coding sequence ATGGCATTTATCCGGGTGTGTGGTGTGGAGGAGGTCGGGGAGGGCGATCTCGCCGAGTTCGAGTGTGACGGACACACGATTGTCCTTATCCACCCCCGGGATAGCGAGCTGATCGCCATACAGGGCGAGTGCCCACACCAGAATTTTCCCTTATCGGCCGGGGAGTTCGACGGGCACCGGGTGCTGATCTGCAACTCGCACCGCTGGGAGTTCGACGTGCTCACCGGGCGAGGTATCGAGCCTGATGACTGCGAGTTGAAGCGCTATCCGATCAAGATTGAGGGCGACGCCGTCTATGTCGATGTCGCCGGTTGA
- a CDS encoding 2-hydroxychromene-2-carboxylate isomerase, which produces MTPRIEFHFDFGSPNAYLAHLVIPAIEARTGATFTYVPILLGGVFKATNNVSPAVSLKGIANKPEYYALETRRFLKKHAITAYTRNPHFPVNTLRLMRGAVFAQSQDYFAQYVDAVYHHMWVEPKKMDEAEVMRAALAASGLPAGAIMAGVQQPAIKQRLLENTEDAVARGVFGAPSFFVGDELFFGKDKLVEVEEEIRAQRTAA; this is translated from the coding sequence ATGACACCACGGATTGAGTTTCATTTTGATTTTGGCAGTCCCAACGCCTACCTGGCGCATCTCGTGATTCCAGCCATTGAGGCGCGGACCGGCGCGACCTTCACCTATGTCCCGATTTTGCTCGGGGGGGTGTTCAAAGCCACCAACAACGTCTCGCCTGCGGTGTCGCTCAAGGGCATCGCCAATAAGCCCGAGTATTACGCCCTGGAAACGCGGCGCTTCCTCAAAAAGCACGCCATTACCGCCTATACCAGGAATCCCCACTTTCCGGTCAATACCCTCCGGCTCATGCGGGGGGCCGTTTTTGCCCAGAGCCAGGACTATTTCGCCCAGTACGTTGACGCCGTGTATCACCACATGTGGGTCGAGCCCAAGAAGATGGACGAGGCCGAGGTGATGCGGGCAGCGCTGGCCGCGTCCGGTCTGCCCGCCGGTGCCATCATGGCTGGCGTACAGCAGCCGGCGATCAAACAGCGGCTGCTCGAGAACACCGAGGATGCGGTGGCCCGTGGTGTATTTGGCGCGCCGAGCTTTTTTGTCGGGGACGAACTCTTTTTCGGCAAGGACAAGCTGGTCGAGGTAGAAGAGGAAATCCGGGCCCAGCGGACGGCGGCCTAG
- a CDS encoding nuclear transport factor 2 family protein — protein MTAENAALQELLDKNACQEVLIRYARALDWVDEETLKTVFFPDAEIDYGFFTGRGDAFIPVVIELERGFLRRWHNNGPALITLSGDVAEAESYGLAAAVSRQDGQTVTNVFGGRYLDRLERRDGQWGIAKRQYLLDWQRSFEMDAANEAVPGLPWLDGADPDHPLYRRL, from the coding sequence ATGACAGCAGAGAATGCCGCACTCCAGGAGTTGCTTGATAAAAATGCCTGCCAAGAGGTGTTGATCCGCTATGCGCGGGCGCTTGATTGGGTTGATGAGGAGACGCTGAAAACCGTGTTCTTCCCAGATGCGGAGATCGACTACGGCTTTTTTACCGGCCGGGGAGACGCGTTCATTCCGGTCGTGATTGAGCTGGAACGGGGATTTCTGCGCCGCTGGCACAACAACGGGCCGGCCCTGATCACGCTCAGCGGCGATGTGGCTGAGGCCGAGAGCTATGGCCTGGCCGCGGCCGTCTCTCGGCAGGACGGCCAGACCGTGACCAACGTGTTCGGCGGGCGTTATCTCGACCGCCTGGAACGTCGTGACGGGCAGTGGGGCATTGCCAAACGACAGTACCTGTTGGACTGGCAGCGCTCCTTTGAGATGGACGCGGCAAACGAGGCTGTTCCGGGCTTGCCCTGGCTCGACGGAGCGGACCCCGACCATCCGCTGTACCGCCGCCTGTAG
- a CDS encoding carbon-nitrogen hydrolase family protein: MAIYRVAVGEVAPELSHGSQAWTDLIRDLERLRPDLFVLNELPFGPWLAARPGYDRDAWRACVAAHEKGLAAVHELGVPTVLGSRAVDLDGRRCNQGFIWRRATGLEAIHTKQHLPRSPGYWETSWTQPGWQRFQTARAGQLRVGMLICTDIMFNEHARQYGRDGVDLIVVPRATPPLASHQFEVALQMTAIVSGCYVASSDRRGTDSAGEAFAGHGCIINPIGQTVAATSFFSRVAVHDIDTDFVRGQQQRYPCNVVD; this comes from the coding sequence ATGGCCATCTACCGCGTTGCGGTCGGCGAAGTCGCCCCGGAACTCTCACACGGAAGCCAAGCCTGGACCGATCTGATCCGCGACCTTGAGCGGCTTCGACCAGACCTGTTTGTGCTGAATGAGCTGCCCTTTGGCCCGTGGCTGGCCGCCCGGCCCGGCTATGATCGGGACGCCTGGCGGGCGTGTGTCGCTGCGCATGAAAAAGGGCTAGCGGCCGTCCACGAACTCGGGGTGCCGACCGTCCTGGGCAGCCGCGCCGTCGATCTTGACGGTCGCCGCTGCAACCAGGGTTTTATCTGGCGCCGCGCCACCGGGCTTGAGGCGATCCATACCAAACAGCATCTTCCGCGCTCGCCCGGCTATTGGGAGACGAGTTGGACGCAGCCGGGGTGGCAGCGATTTCAGACTGCCCGCGCCGGGCAGCTGCGGGTCGGCATGCTGATCTGCACCGACATCATGTTCAACGAACACGCCCGGCAGTACGGACGGGACGGGGTTGATCTCATTGTCGTGCCCCGCGCCACGCCCCCCCTGGCCTCGCATCAGTTCGAGGTGGCCTTGCAGATGACCGCGATTGTCTCGGGCTGTTATGTGGCGTCGTCGGACCGTCGGGGAACCGATTCGGCCGGCGAGGCGTTTGCCGGCCACGGCTGCATCATCAATCCGATCGGCCAGACCGTGGCCGCGACCTCGTTTTTCAGCCGGGTGGCGGTGCACGATATTGATACCGATTTCGTGCGCGGTCAGCAGCAGCGCTACCCGTGCAATGTCGTTGACTGA
- a CDS encoding pyridoxamine 5'-phosphate oxidase family protein, with translation MPIFLGILLTLSVCVVAYGAGQLGDSVKTALETQKLVSIATQRADGGWGRAAPVWFMYDGEAVYFITAPDSYKARRIRRGSPAQVWLSDATEPAFVGPAHVVTDVPTLERMNAVYKRKYWAAWLTYWARPLAGRVEAGSLVAVKVTPQPDGR, from the coding sequence ATGCCCATTTTTCTCGGTATTCTGCTGACCCTCAGCGTGTGTGTTGTAGCCTATGGTGCGGGCCAGCTGGGCGATTCGGTCAAAACGGCTCTGGAGACGCAAAAACTGGTCTCTATCGCCACCCAGCGCGCCGACGGCGGCTGGGGCAGGGCGGCTCCGGTGTGGTTCATGTACGACGGCGAGGCCGTCTATTTCATTACTGCCCCGGACTCGTATAAAGCCCGGCGCATCCGCCGGGGCAGTCCGGCTCAGGTGTGGCTGAGCGACGCGACTGAACCGGCCTTTGTCGGACCGGCACACGTCGTGACCGATGTCCCCACGTTGGAGCGGATGAACGCTGTTTACAAACGCAAATACTGGGCGGCGTGGTTGACCTACTGGGCGCGGCCCTTGGCTGGCCGGGTCGAGGCCGGCTCGCTTGTTGCGGTGAAGGTGACGCCCCAGCCTGACGGTCGGTGA
- a CDS encoding SDR family oxidoreductase, which translates to MSLTDKVALVTGASRGIGRAIAQQLAQQGGRIAIHYNQDRTAAEETLASLAGGPHRVVQANLTDPAAVQAMVGVITADMGGLHIVVNNAAINKWQPVLRVDYEVWNDVWQRTLDTNLVGPSNVMFWAARHMRDNGGGQIVNISSRGAFRGAPKSPAYASSKAALNIMSQSLAQALAPENIFVYVVAPGFVETDMSASILASPRGDAIRAQSPLNRVGKPEEVAAIVAFLASGQANFATGSIIDVNGASYLRS; encoded by the coding sequence ATGAGCCTGACAGACAAAGTCGCCCTGGTCACCGGCGCGTCCCGCGGTATCGGCCGCGCTATCGCCCAACAGCTCGCCCAGCAGGGCGGACGGATCGCCATTCACTATAATCAGGACCGAACAGCGGCTGAGGAAACCCTGGCCTCGCTGGCCGGCGGGCCGCACCGTGTTGTCCAGGCCAACCTGACCGACCCAGCGGCGGTCCAGGCCATGGTCGGTGTCATCACCGCCGACATGGGCGGCCTGCATATCGTGGTCAACAATGCCGCGATTAACAAGTGGCAGCCTGTGCTGCGGGTTGACTATGAGGTGTGGAACGATGTCTGGCAGCGCACTCTCGACACCAATCTGGTCGGCCCGTCCAACGTGATGTTCTGGGCTGCCCGGCATATGCGGGATAACGGCGGGGGCCAGATCGTCAACATCTCGTCTCGGGGCGCCTTCCGGGGGGCGCCCAAGTCCCCGGCCTATGCCTCCAGCAAGGCCGCCCTCAACATCATGAGCCAGTCGCTGGCCCAGGCCCTGGCGCCGGAGAACATCTTCGTGTATGTGGTGGCCCCTGGTTTTGTCGAGACCGATATGTCGGCGTCGATTCTGGCCAGTCCGCGTGGGGACGCGATTCGGGCTCAGAGTCCCCTGAACCGGGTCGGCAAGCCCGAGGAGGTGGCCGCGATTGTCGCCTTTCTGGCCTCCGGTCAGGCCAATTTTGCCACCGGCAGCATCATTGACGTGAACGGGGCGTCGTATTTACGGAGCTGA
- a CDS encoding nuclear transport factor 2 family protein, with protein MQMMYRLTLVLSLVVFVLCGSPLAQAADDDLAALKANFEAEMAGLNTGDLAATLAEAHEDIVLFGIFSPFPSNGKKEFEQAVTSYFGSYDKAEFTPVSPQLTAVSWGHYQLAATAKGGEQASYSHGRYIFTHVKVDDTWLILSMHISPLEPYRQPPF; from the coding sequence ATGCAGATGATGTATCGCCTGACACTCGTCCTCAGTCTCGTCGTGTTTGTCTTGTGCGGTTCGCCCCTGGCGCAGGCTGCGGACGACGACCTCGCGGCTCTCAAGGCCAACTTTGAGGCCGAGATGGCCGGCCTCAACACTGGCGATCTGGCCGCCACACTGGCTGAGGCTCACGAGGATATCGTGCTGTTCGGAATTTTCTCGCCTTTTCCTTCAAACGGCAAAAAAGAGTTTGAGCAGGCGGTGACCTCCTACTTCGGCAGCTATGACAAGGCCGAATTTACTCCGGTCTCGCCCCAGTTGACCGCGGTCTCTTGGGGCCACTACCAGTTGGCCGCCACCGCCAAGGGCGGGGAGCAGGCGTCCTACTCGCACGGCCGGTATATCTTTACCCACGTCAAGGTCGATGACACCTGGCTCATTCTGAGCATGCACATCTCGCCGCTCGAACCCTACCGCCAGCCGCCCTTCTAA
- a CDS encoding LLM class flavin-dependent oxidoreductase, with translation MPMNILGMIGVAPPTGRATVHVIGGGIDRDYVRRFSQAHETAGFDAVLVGYTSSSAEGFQIAQYAAAHTERLRFLIAHRPGFVMPTLAARTAATFDNLTDGRLWLHIISGGADKEQRRDGDWLDHDERYARTDEYLDILRRVWTADKPFSFAGRFYRLDKAFSEIRPFQQPHAPIYFGGASDAAVRVGAKHSDVYALFGEPRAAVQTMMDRITAEAARYGRRPRFNISFRPIIAPTEGAAWDKARDILAQLDRVPQRLAVTSEAEFGRRLMRLADAGEVHDERLWTGLVNTTALVGTPEQVAEAIVGYYALGVGGVLIRGFSPFEDAEAFGKELIPCIRSLVAEHDRQAQPQVAGV, from the coding sequence ATGCCGATGAACATTTTGGGTATGATAGGCGTTGCGCCGCCGACCGGCCGGGCCACCGTCCACGTCATTGGGGGCGGGATTGACCGGGACTATGTGCGCCGTTTTTCACAGGCTCATGAGACCGCCGGCTTTGATGCGGTGCTGGTCGGCTATACGTCTTCTTCGGCCGAAGGATTCCAGATTGCCCAGTACGCTGCGGCCCACACCGAACGCCTGAGGTTCCTGATTGCCCATCGGCCCGGCTTTGTCATGCCGACCCTGGCCGCCCGGACTGCGGCCACGTTTGATAACCTGACCGATGGGCGGCTGTGGCTCCACATCATTTCCGGCGGGGCGGACAAGGAGCAGCGCCGTGACGGCGACTGGTTGGACCACGATGAACGCTACGCCCGCACCGACGAGTATCTCGACATCCTGCGCCGGGTCTGGACTGCGGACAAGCCGTTCAGCTTTGCCGGGCGTTTCTACCGCCTGGACAAAGCCTTTTCCGAAATCCGGCCCTTCCAGCAGCCTCACGCGCCCATCTATTTTGGCGGAGCGTCCGATGCTGCCGTTCGGGTCGGGGCCAAGCACAGCGATGTGTACGCCCTGTTCGGCGAACCCCGCGCGGCGGTGCAAACGATGATGGACCGCATCACCGCCGAGGCTGCCCGGTATGGGCGCCGGCCGCGTTTCAACATCTCCTTCCGGCCGATCATCGCCCCGACCGAGGGTGCGGCCTGGGACAAGGCCCGGGACATTCTGGCTCAATTGGATCGCGTGCCCCAGCGGCTGGCGGTGACGAGCGAGGCCGAGTTCGGTCGCCGCCTGATGCGGCTGGCCGACGCGGGCGAGGTCCACGACGAGCGGCTGTGGACCGGCTTGGTCAACACCACAGCCCTGGTCGGTACCCCCGAACAGGTCGCCGAAGCAATCGTCGGCTACTACGCCCTCGGCGTTGGCGGCGTGCTGATTCGGGGCTTCAGTCCGTTTGAGGACGCCGAAGCCTTCGGCAAGGAGCTGATTCCGTGTATCCGCAGCCTAGTGGCTGAGCATGACCGGCAGGCCCAGCCGCAGGTCGCCGGGGTTTAG
- a CDS encoding universal stress protein, with protein sequence MQQLHRILVGHDFRAGGEVAVSSAAALAARYRAALRLVHVVEPPHLYQRLSHPLTAPYSPEELAQQAGTALETIAAGSRLEHLSVEYEVHTGKPFVELIVARRAWNADLIVVGGSGQGEEPGLGRTSERVVRKAMVPVLIAKAPFSAQAKTLLVPTDFSTGARKAAEEALTLAAGFGARVIFLHAIDVSHIYAATTGADMPALPPPPVVEAQDLELEWEAFLSDLPLLQQLAWERRTVTGLAASAIVQQAKERQADLLVIGTHGRTGLAHMLLGGVTEEVIRTARCPVLTIRPDAFQFELP encoded by the coding sequence ATGCAACAACTCCACCGCATCCTTGTGGGTCACGATTTCAGGGCTGGCGGAGAAGTCGCCGTCAGCTCGGCCGCAGCGCTGGCCGCCCGCTACCGGGCTGCTCTGCGTCTGGTGCATGTGGTCGAGCCGCCCCATTTGTATCAACGCCTGTCCCATCCCCTGACCGCTCCCTACTCACCCGAAGAGTTGGCCCAGCAGGCCGGGACCGCGCTGGAAACGATTGCCGCCGGCAGCAGGCTGGAACACCTGTCGGTCGAGTATGAGGTGCATACCGGAAAACCGTTTGTCGAGTTGATTGTGGCCCGCCGGGCCTGGAACGCCGACCTGATTGTGGTCGGCGGCAGCGGGCAGGGCGAGGAGCCGGGCTTGGGGCGGACCAGCGAGCGAGTGGTGCGCAAGGCCATGGTGCCGGTTCTGATCGCCAAGGCGCCGTTCAGCGCCCAGGCCAAAACATTGCTGGTGCCGACCGATTTTTCGACTGGGGCCAGGAAAGCGGCCGAGGAAGCCCTGACCCTGGCCGCCGGCTTCGGCGCGCGGGTCATCTTTCTGCACGCCATTGATGTATCGCACATCTATGCCGCGACTACCGGGGCCGATATGCCCGCCCTGCCGCCCCCGCCGGTTGTCGAGGCTCAGGATCTTGAGCTGGAGTGGGAGGCATTTCTGTCCGATTTGCCCCTTTTGCAGCAGCTGGCCTGGGAGCGACGGACCGTCACCGGTTTGGCCGCTAGCGCCATCGTGCAGCAGGCCAAGGAGCGGCAGGCCGACCTGCTCGTTATCGGCACCCACGGGCGGACCGGGCTGGCCCATATGCTGCTGGGTGGGGTGACTGAGGAAGTCATCCGAACCGCCCGGTGTCCGGTGCTGACCATCCGCCCGGACGCCTTCCAGTTCGAGCTACCCTGA
- a CDS encoding CBS domain-containing protein, with protein MKGHARQLMAAQVATAAPDTSLAEAAQELASIVISALPVVDGSGQVVGIVTESDVLNALLQSASAETPVRTIMTRSVITVDEFASADSVVRLLRLKQLHHLPVTRQGSVVGLITPQDVIRYFVDHELPLPPDVA; from the coding sequence ATGAAAGGACACGCCCGTCAACTCATGGCCGCCCAGGTGGCAACGGCTGCGCCGGACACCAGCCTGGCCGAGGCGGCCCAGGAACTAGCCAGCATCGTGATCAGCGCGCTGCCGGTTGTGGACGGTTCAGGTCAGGTGGTAGGCATCGTTACCGAGAGCGATGTCCTGAACGCCCTGCTCCAGTCGGCATCAGCCGAAACCCCGGTCCGGACGATTATGACCCGGTCGGTCATCACGGTCGATGAGTTTGCCTCGGCCGACAGCGTCGTCCGCCTCCTGCGCCTCAAACAGCTCCACCATCTGCCCGTCACCCGCCAGGGGAGTGTAGTGGGCCTGATCACCCCCCAGGATGTGATCCGCTATTTCGTGGACCACGAGCTGCCGCTGCCGCCGGACGTAGCCTGA